Genomic window (Magnetococcus sp. PR-3):
ACTACTGGCCTGAACAGAGGCCTGTTGGCAGTGGAAAAAGCCAATATTCTGAACCAGGTGTTTGTGTTTTCCATCCATATTGAGTTTGATAATTCGGCCAAGTTGAGGAAACAGAGCTTGATTGTGTTGCTGTTTATAGCGGTCGGCTTGTTGATCAAGGTTCCAACGTAAGGGGTTAATCAACAGTAACCCGGCTATAAGCTTAGGTTGTTGAGTCGTTGCGAGCCTTGTGACTTGATTGGCCCCTCGACCAATGCCACCCAGGTAGATGTGACGTACACCTTGCTGTGTAAGCCATTGTATCCATCGTTGTAGCTGGGGTAAGGCATCTAAATGGTGGTGTTTATGTGTGTCCTGACATGGCGCAAGTCCTGTGCGATCTGGATCATTCAAGCGCAAATTGATACGCAGCACAGCAATGTCTGCTTGCTCTAGCTTCTCTGCCCACATTAAAACCTGTTGATCATGCATGGATCCCAGGGAGTCATGGAGCAGCAGGGCCAGTGCTTTTTTTTGTTCAAACTGTGTTGAAATCATTCCATAAAGAACGTCACCATCTCTGTGAAGTTTTATAGGGGTTTGAGTCCACCCCAAAGTGGTGTGAAAAAGTGTAAGGCTCAACACGATGGAAACAAGGTAGGGGAGAGATCGGTGTTGATCAGTATGCCGCATGGATATCCTCCCGTGTAACAGGACTATTTTTAATGAGTGATGATGCTCTTGTGAAATCGGTAAGGGCCTTTATTGTTTAGTCGTGATACATCCTGGTTTCTTACACAAACATGAAAAAAAAATTCTCATTTCGTTTCTTGGGTCTGTTGATGACCGTAAAGAATGAAAGAAAATGTAAGTAAATAGTTGTAAGTGTATGAATTTAAAGGGTGTGTGTTTAGTGGTGGCGTGTGAAGGTAGGGTTTCTCTTTTAGGGGGGCAATAGGATGGATGTCTGTGAAAAGGCTCAGCCAGCCTCTCTTATCTATGATTGGTAATCCTATTGAAAAGTAGGAAAGGTTGGAAAAAAGTGAAACCTAAAGCATGGCATGACTCCCTACTGGGATTTATAAAGCAGTTTGCGTATAATTTAATATTCACCTCTTTTCTTCGCTGTCAGTTAAAAGGGTTTATATGACGCATCTTATCCCAAAGATCGTGATCCTCTTCGTTTTGTTCCTCGGGACAACGGCACACGCAACTCCTTTGGTGCATGAGCCCATTCGGCCAATCCCCTTACACATGGGTGCGTTAGATCCGGAAATGGTGGCCTTGGGGGAACGGCTGTTTCATGACACCCGACTCTCCAAAGATGGCACCTTAAGTTGTGCATCCTGCCACCCTGTGGATGATGGGGGCATGGATGGAACGCAGGTATCTGTGGGGATAAACGGACAAAAAGGGGGGATTAATGCCCCGACTGTGCTCAACGCAGGGTACAACCTTGCGCAGTTTTGGGATGGACGGGCGGCTTCGTTAGAGGCGCAGGCCGTTGGTCCAGTGACTAACCCCATTGAGATGGGGGCAAGTTGGGAAGGGGTCTTCAAGCGTTTGGGCCAAGATAAAGCATTGGTCAAAACGTTCCGGGTCCTTTTTCCCAAACAGGGCATGACCAAAGCGTCCATCGCACAGGCTATTGCAACCTATGAGCGCACGCTGATTACCCCAAATGCTCCTTTTGACCAGTATCTTAGGGGAGATAAGAATGCGGTGACGCAAGATGTAAAAGAGGGGTATCAACTCTTCAAATCTTACGGTTGTGTGGCCTGCCATCAGGGCATTAATGTCGGTGGTAATATGTACCAGACCTTTGGCCTGTTTGGTGACTATTTTAAAACCCGTGATTTTCCTGTCTCAGTAAGCGATTTTGGGCGGTTTAATGTCACCGGGCAGGAAGAAGATCGCTATGCCTTTAAGGTGCCTTCATTACGTAACATAGGCTTAACAGCGCCCTATTTTCATGATGGCACGGTTAACTCCCTTGATCTGGCGGTACAGATCATGGCGCGTTACCAGTTGGGGCGTAGGCTCAATGAGGATCAAGTGCTCAAAATTGTCGCTTTTTTACATAGCTTGACAGGCACACAGCCGGAGGCACCTCAATGAGATTTTCCTCCAGCGGAGTATGGTTGGCCATCATGGTGGTGGCTGCTGGGGTGATTGTTATGATCACCATGCTGACCTTTACCCGGCAAATTGACCAGTCACAGCACCGTGCACTACAAAGTCGTTTACAGCAGCTGTATCGGTTGGATGCATCTATGGATCAGTCCTTAGGCTTGATCCAGCATGGCTTGCTTAATCATTACGATGAACTGGCGCAAATTACGCAGCAGGTGCAGAAGCACTTAGAGATGTTAAATCCCAGTTTGGCGCGCAGTGGGTTGAGCCAAAGTGATGAAATGAATGCGCTGTATCTGACGCTTAAAAAAAGCTGGCAGGATAAAATATGGATGGTGGAGCGGTTTAAATCGGATCAGGCCGTGCTACGGAACTCCTTACAATTTTTTCCGCAGGCGCTGATGGAGATATCCAATCAGTTGGAAAAAAACCGTTTGGAACATACAGGGTTTAAAAATGATGAAGCCACGGTTTTGGTTAAGTCTTTAACCCAGTTATTGCGTTATATCTTGATCGGAAGTCGTGCAAACCAAGAAAAAGATGTGCAATCGCTCGATCAGGAAAATGCCTTGATCACCAATCTTTTAAAAGGGCATGAATCTCCACTATCACAGCGTATTCAAAATTTAATGGAGCATGGGCGGTTAATTAAAAAGTATCAAGCGCGGGTGGACCGTTGGAGTATTGATGCGGTACGACAGCCCACAGAGCGACAGTTGGACCACTTGGCAGAGAGTTACTATGTCTCTTTTGAGGGCGATTTACGCCGGGCGGATCAATTGCGACTATGGATGTACTTGCTCACGGTGGTTCTATTGGGTGTGGGTGCATTGGTGGTGCGTAAGGCGATGTTGCTGCGTCAA
Coding sequences:
- a CDS encoding cytochrome-c peroxidase — encoded protein: MTHLIPKIVILFVLFLGTTAHATPLVHEPIRPIPLHMGALDPEMVALGERLFHDTRLSKDGTLSCASCHPVDDGGMDGTQVSVGINGQKGGINAPTVLNAGYNLAQFWDGRAASLEAQAVGPVTNPIEMGASWEGVFKRLGQDKALVKTFRVLFPKQGMTKASIAQAIATYERTLITPNAPFDQYLRGDKNAVTQDVKEGYQLFKSYGCVACHQGINVGGNMYQTFGLFGDYFKTRDFPVSVSDFGRFNVTGQEEDRYAFKVPSLRNIGLTAPYFHDGTVNSLDLAVQIMARYQLGRRLNEDQVLKIVAFLHSLTGTQPEAPQ